The nucleotide window CCTACATCATCGTGTTCCTGAACAAGTGCGACATGGTGGACGACGAAGAACTGCTGGAACTCGTCGAAATGGAAGTGCGCGAGCTGCTGTCCAAGTACAGCTTCCCCGGCGACGACACCCCATCATCCGCGGCTCCGCCAAGCTTGCCCTCGAAGGCGACAAGGGCCCCCTGGGTGAGCAAGCCATCGACAAGCTGGCTGAAGCACTGGACACCTACATCCCCACGCCCGAACGCGCCATCGACGGCGCCTTCCTGATGCCCGTGGAAGACGTGTTCTCCATCTCCGGCCGCGGCACCGTGGTGACCGGCCGCGTCGAGCGCGGCATCATCAAGGTCGGCGAAGAAATCGAAATCGTCGGTATCCGCGACACGCAAAAGACCACCTGCACCGGCGTGGAAATGTTCCGCAAGCTGCTCGACCAAGGCCAGGCCGGTGACAACGTCGGCCTGCTGCTGCGCGGCACCAAGCGCGAAGACGTCGAGCGCGGCCAGGTGCTGTGCAAGCCCGGCTCCATCAAGCCGCACACGCACTTCACCGCCGAGGTGTACGTGCTGAGCAAGGACGAAGGCGGCCGCCACACCCCGTTCTTCAACAACTACCGTCCGCAGTTCTACTTCCGTACCACCGACGTGACCGGCTCCATCGAGCTGCCCGCCGACAAGGAAATGGTGATGCCCGGCGACAACGTGTCCATCACCGTGAAGCTGATCAACCCCATCGCCATGGAAGAAGGCCTGCGCTTCGCCATCCGTGAAGGCGGCCGCACCGTGGGCGCCGGCGTCGTGGCCAAGATCATTGAGTAAATTTGCTCATTCGTAGGGGTATAGCTCAATTGGCAGAGCGTCGGTCTCCAAAACCGAAGGTTGTAGGTTCGATTCCTACTGCCCCTGCCACCTAAAAGTGGCAACCAGAAAGCCCGCCAGAGTCTGGCGGGCTTCAGTGTCTTGTGCATGGCACCTTCAGTGCCAATAACGATCCGATATGGCCACTACTCAGATTGATACCGTCAGCACGGGTGCCGACAAGGCAAAGCTGGCCGCCGTCGTTGCATTGGTGGTGGCATCCCTCGCTGGTTTTTACCTGTTGGGCAAGCAGGGTGCTTTCGTCCAATGGGCCGTGCTGCTGGTGGGGCTGGCAGCTGCGGTGGGTGTGTTTCTCACGTCCGAGTGGGGGCGTCAGTTTGTCGGCTTTGCGCGTGATGCCGTCAAGGAAGTCAAGAAGGTTGTATGGCCGACACGCAAGGAAACCTTGCAGATGACGGGCTATGTGTTCGCCTTCGTTGTGCTGATGGCGCTTTTTCTCTGGTTGACCGACAAGACCCTGGAGTGGGTGTTGTACGACTTGATTTTGGGCTGGAGGAAGTGATGAGCGAATCCCTCGTGACAGGTGGATCGCAGGCACCCGAGGCTGCGGGTTCGACTGTGAATCCAGATCTGCGCTGGTACATCGTGCATGCCTATTCGGGTATGGAAAAGGCGGTCGAGCGCAACATCACGGAGCGCATCATGCGTGCAGGGATGCAGTCCAAGTTCGGGCGCATTCTTGTCCCGACCGAAGAGGTCGTGGAGATGAAGAATGGCCAGCGCAAGACGACGGAGCGCCGCCTGTTCCCGGGATACGTCTTCGTCGAGATGGTCATGGAGGACGACACCTGGCACCTCGTGAAGCACACGAGCAAGGTCACGGGCTTCGTGGGCGGTGCCAAGAACCGTCCGGCACCGATCTCCGAGGAGGAGGTGCAGAAGATCGTCAGCCAGATGCAGGAAGGCACGGACAAGCCGCGCCACAAGGTCGAATTCATGGTGGGCGAGATGGTTCGTGTCAAGGAAGGCCCGTTCACGGACTTCAATGGCACGGTGGAAGAGGTCAACTACGAAAAGAACCGTCTGCGTGTTTCCGTGATGATCTTTGGCCGTTCCACGCCCGTGGAGCTGGAATTCGCCCAGGTGGAAAAAACCTGAGCTGAACCAAGGGATAGCCGTCCCTGAGAGAATCTCGCGCTTTTCGACTCGGCGCAAATCACATCAATGAGTCGGTAACCCCGGGGAGCCTGTCGCGTTTTGCGGCGTGGCGTTTGTACCCGCAAGGAGCTTTCAATGGCGAAGAAAATCGTCGGCTTCATCAAGCTGCAAGTGCCAGCTGGTAAGGCCAATCCCTCTCCCCCGATCGGTCCCGCGCTGGGCCAGCGCGGTCTCAACATCATGGAGTTCTGCAAGGCGTTCAACGCGCAGACCCAGGGTGTCGAGCCGGGCCTGCCGCTGCCCGTGGTGATCACGGCATTTGCCGACAAGAGCTTCACTTTTGTCATCAAGACGCCGCCGGCCACCGTGCTGATCAAGAAGGCGATCAAGCTGGACAAGGGCTCTTCCAATGCGCTGAGCACCAAGGTCGGCAAGATCACGCGCGCACAGCTCGAAGAGATCGCCAAGACCAAGCTGAAGGACATGAATGCCGCGAGCGTGGACGCTGCCGTGCGTACGCTGGCTGGCTCTGCCCGTTCCATGGGCGTGACGGTGGAGGGCCTCTGAAATGGCGAAGCTGACCAAGAAGCAAAAGGCCCTGCAGGGCAAGGTGGACTCCACCAAGCTGTATCCCTTCGCCGAGGCCGTGGTGCTGGTGAAGGATGCCGCGACCGCCAAGTTCGATGAGTCCATCGACGTGGCCGTGCAACTGGGCGTGGACGCCAAGAAGTCCGACCAAGTGGTGCGTGGCGCCGTCGTGCTGCCGCACGGCACTGGCAAGACCACCCGCGTGGCTGTGTTCGCCCAGGGTGCCAAGGCCGAGGAAGCCAAGGCCGCAGGCGCCGACATCGTCGGCATGGACGACCTGGCTGCCCAGGTCAAGGCCGGTGACATGCCCTTCGACGTGGTCATTGCCGCACCCGACGCAATGCGCGTCGTGGGTACGCTGGGCCAG belongs to Acidovorax sp. YS12 and includes:
- the rplK gene encoding 50S ribosomal protein L11 yields the protein MAKKIVGFIKLQVPAGKANPSPPIGPALGQRGLNIMEFCKAFNAQTQGVEPGLPLPVVITAFADKSFTFVIKTPPATVLIKKAIKLDKGSSNALSTKVGKITRAQLEEIAKTKLKDMNAASVDAAVRTLAGSARSMGVTVEGL
- the rplA gene encoding 50S ribosomal protein L1, which produces MAKLTKKQKALQGKVDSTKLYPFAEAVVLVKDAATAKFDESIDVAVQLGVDAKKSDQVVRGAVVLPHGTGKTTRVAVFAQGAKAEEAKAAGADIVGMDDLAAQVKAGDMPFDVVIAAPDAMRVVGTLGQILGPRGLMPNPKVGTVTPDVATAVKNAKAGQVQFRVDKAGIIHSTIGRRSFDNEKLQGNLAALIDALNKAKPATSKGLYLRKVAVSSTMGVGVRVDTQSIAA
- the secE gene encoding preprotein translocase subunit SecE yields the protein MATTQIDTVSTGADKAKLAAVVALVVASLAGFYLLGKQGAFVQWAVLLVGLAAAVGVFLTSEWGRQFVGFARDAVKEVKKVVWPTRKETLQMTGYVFAFVVLMALFLWLTDKTLEWVLYDLILGWRK
- the nusG gene encoding transcription termination/antitermination protein NusG, with protein sequence MSESLVTGGSQAPEAAGSTVNPDLRWYIVHAYSGMEKAVERNITERIMRAGMQSKFGRILVPTEEVVEMKNGQRKTTERRLFPGYVFVEMVMEDDTWHLVKHTSKVTGFVGGAKNRPAPISEEEVQKIVSQMQEGTDKPRHKVEFMVGEMVRVKEGPFTDFNGTVEEVNYEKNRLRVSVMIFGRSTPVELEFAQVEKT